Proteins co-encoded in one Ziziphus jujuba cultivar Dongzao chromosome 9, ASM3175591v1 genomic window:
- the LOC107427556 gene encoding eukaryotic translation initiation factor 4B3, producing MAATMSPWGKPGAWALDSEEHEAELQQLKEKEAAEPLPDFPSLAAAATTKPKKKKGQTITLAEFTTYGGAKPAAANNIEPKGLTHEDRLKLPTGPRERSAEELDRNRLGGGFRGYGSNGSYDRNNRYSNGDESSNSRWGSSRGSERNGGGGFGRDANRESGPSRADEIDNWAAAKKSPTRNGFERKDRGGFFDSQSKADESDSWVSNKSFVPSEGRRFGSSGGGFERERRVSFTSNGGGADSDNWGKKREESYGVTTVNGTESGRPRLNLQPRTLPVSDGGSQGSATVVVAKTKGSNPFGDARPREEVLAEKGQDWKKIDEQLESKVKHTNDKAADGGSSFGKRSFGIGNGRAGSSSDSAEKTWRKPDGSDARPTSAEKIENGNSEEIENGNSEEIENGNADKVEDVNEN from the exons atgGCGGCAACGATGTCTCCTTGGGGCAAACCCGGCGCGTGGGCTCTCGATTCCGAAGAACACGAAGCCGAACTCCAGCAGCTGAAGGAAAAGGAAGCCGCCGAGCCGCTACCCGATTTCCCATCACTCGCCGCCGCCGCCACTACCAAGccgaaaaagaagaagggccAGACTATAACCCTAGCCGAGTTCACCACCTACGGGGGCGCCAAGCCGGCGGCGGCTAATAATATTGAGCCGAAGGGCCTGACCCACGAAGACCGCTTGAAGCTCCCCACCGGCCCTCGCGAACGCTCCGCTGAGGAGCTTGACCGTAACCGTCTCGGTGGCGGCTTCAGGGGCTACGGCTCGAACGGCTCGTACGATCGGAATAATAGGTACTCGAACGGCGATGAATCTTCGAATTCCAGGTGGGGTTCTTCGAGGGGCTCTGAAAGGAACGGAGGCGGTGGGTTCGGTAGGGACGCGAACAGGGAATCTGGGCCTTCGCGGGCCGATGAGATTGACAATTGGGCTGCAGCGAAGAAATCCCCGACCCGGAACGGTTTCGAGAGGAAAGATAGGGGTGGGTTCTTCGATTCGCAGTCGAAAGCTGACGAATCCGACAGTTGGGTCTCGAATAAGAGCTTTGTTCCCTCAGAAGGTCGAAGATTCGGTTCTTCTGGTGGtgggtttgagagagagaggagagtgAGCTTCACCTCCAATGGCGGTGGTGCGGATTCCGATAACTGGGGCAAGAAAAGGGAAGAGAGTTATGGTGTGACGACAGTGAATGGAACCGAGAGTGGTAGGCCGAGGCTGAACTTGCAGCCTCGAACACTTCCCGTGAGCGATGGGGGTTCTCAGGGTTCAGCGACTGTGGTGGTGGCTAAGACCAAGGGCTCGAATCCTTTCGGAGATGCGAGACCTAGAGAGGAGGTATTGGCTGAGAAAGGGCAGGATTGGAAGAAGATCGACGAGCAGCTCGAGTCGAAGGTCAAGCATACGAATGATAAAGCAGCAGATGGTGGGTCTTCGTTTGGGAAAAGGAGTTTCGGAATTGGGAACGGTCGGGCTGGTTCGTCCAGTGACAGTGCTGAGAAGACATGGAGGAAGCCTGATGGCTCAGATGCTCGTCCTACAAG TGCTGAGAAAATAGAGAATGGGAATTCTGAGGAAATTGAGAATGGGAATTCTGAGGAAATAGAGAATGGGAATGCTGACAAAGTTGAGGATgttaatgaaaattga
- the LOC107427581 gene encoding probable magnesium transporter NIPA6 isoform X3, which translates to MVTMIVGEVANFVAYVYAPAVLVTPLGALSIIISAALAHFLLKERLQKMGVLGCLSCIVGSVVIVIHAPQEHTPASVQEIWILATQPAFLIYVAATLSAVLALILHFEPRYGQTNILVYLGICSLMGAITVVSIKAIGIAIKLTMEGVSQVAYPQTWFFVTVAAICVITQLNYLNKALDTFNAAIVSPVYYVMFTTLTIIASAIMFKDWSGQNVSSIASELCGFITVLSGTIILHATREQETASTQGTVTWYISGDSMKNIEDECLIALHGADYLEQ; encoded by the exons ATGGTGACAA TGATTGTTGGAGAGGTTGCCAATTTTGTGGCTTATGTATATGCTCCAGCAGTTCTTGTGACCCCACTTGGTGCACTGAGTATAATAATCAG TGCTGCTTTGGCTCACTTCTTGTTGAAGGAACGATTACAGAAAATGGGTGTTTTGGGATGCTTGTCTTGTATTGTGGGATCAGTTGTAATTGTAATCCATGCACCTCAAGAGCATACTCCAGCTTCTGTACAAGAAATCTGGATTCTGGCTACTCAACCAG CTTTTCTGATTTATGTTGCAGCAACACTTTCTGCAGTGTTAGCTCTGATTTTGCATTTTGAACCTCGCTATGGACAGACAAATATACTTGTCTACTTGGGAATCTGTTCGTTAATGGGAGCTATAACG GTTGTAAGCATAAAGGCCATTGGAATTGCTATAAAACTTACAATGGAGGGGGTGAGTCAGGTAGCTTATCCTCAAACTTGGTTCTTTGTGACTGTCGCTGCCATATGCGTCATTACACAGTTAAATTACCTCAACAAg GCCCTAGATACATTCAATGCAGCTATTGTTTCTCCTGTATATTATGTGATGTTCACAACTCTTACAATTATTGCCAGTGCAATAATGTTCAAG GATTGGTCTGGTCAAAATGTGAGCAGTATAGCCTCCGAGTTATGTGGATTCATCACTGTGCTATCAGGAACAATCATACTTCATGCAACGAGAGAACAGGAAACGGCTTCTACACAAG GTACTGTGACATGGTATATTAGTGGAGATTCGATGAAGAACATCGAAGATGAGTGTTTGATCGCCTTGCATGGTGCAGATTATCTTGAACAATAG